One stretch of Corynebacterium callunae DSM 20147 DNA includes these proteins:
- the gabT gene encoding 4-aminobutyrate--2-oxoglutarate transaminase, protein MQDFTYRIPQTRHINEQVPGTQSEALDQRRQAAVARALAPGLPGYVVDADGGILVDADGNRYIDLASGIAVTTVGASNPAVVQAVAESAARFTHTSFMVSPYESYVAVAEKLNELTPGDHDKKSALFNSGAEAVENAIKISRAYTGKGAVVVFDNAYHGRTNLTMAMTAKNRPYKSGFGPLAAEIYRVPASYPLRDGLSGAEAAARTISAIETQVGAENLACVVIEPIQGEGGFIVPAEGFLPALAQWCRDNDVVFVADEIQSGFQRTGQWFASEAENVVPDLITTAKGIAGGMPLSAVTGRAEIMDAAGPGSLGGTYGGNPVACAAALAAIDQMETHNLKDRALEIEAIIRDEFAPLLELPEVAELRGRGAMMALELLDAAGRPNPALTAAVAQRAKAAGVLTLTCGTDGNVIRLLPALVISEDTLRDGLQVIAAAIEHETATQKVG, encoded by the coding sequence GTGCAAGATTTCACCTACCGCATCCCCCAGACCCGCCACATCAACGAGCAGGTCCCAGGAACCCAATCTGAAGCATTGGATCAGCGTCGCCAAGCAGCAGTTGCCCGCGCACTAGCGCCGGGCCTGCCTGGATACGTCGTTGATGCAGACGGCGGCATCTTGGTTGACGCCGATGGAAACCGCTACATCGACCTCGCTTCCGGCATTGCAGTAACCACGGTCGGCGCCTCCAACCCTGCCGTTGTACAGGCGGTAGCTGAGTCTGCTGCTCGCTTCACCCACACCAGCTTCATGGTTTCCCCCTATGAGTCCTACGTGGCAGTGGCTGAAAAGCTCAATGAACTCACCCCTGGTGACCACGACAAAAAGAGTGCACTTTTTAACTCCGGTGCGGAAGCCGTGGAAAACGCCATCAAGATTTCCCGCGCCTACACCGGCAAGGGTGCCGTAGTTGTTTTTGACAATGCCTACCACGGTCGCACCAACCTCACCATGGCAATGACCGCAAAAAACCGCCCTTATAAGTCTGGTTTCGGCCCTCTAGCTGCAGAGATCTACCGCGTCCCAGCTTCCTACCCACTGCGCGATGGTCTCAGTGGCGCTGAGGCGGCAGCGCGCACCATCTCCGCAATTGAAACCCAGGTTGGCGCAGAAAACCTGGCTTGTGTAGTAATCGAGCCAATCCAGGGCGAAGGCGGATTCATCGTCCCAGCCGAGGGCTTCTTGCCTGCACTTGCACAGTGGTGCCGCGATAATGATGTCGTCTTTGTCGCAGACGAAATCCAGTCCGGCTTCCAGCGCACTGGCCAGTGGTTCGCGAGCGAGGCTGAAAATGTGGTTCCTGACCTCATCACCACCGCAAAGGGCATCGCCGGCGGTATGCCACTATCTGCCGTAACCGGTCGCGCAGAAATCATGGACGCTGCTGGCCCAGGCTCCCTCGGTGGCACCTACGGCGGCAACCCAGTTGCTTGTGCTGCAGCACTAGCTGCCATTGACCAGATGGAAACTCATAACTTGAAGGATCGCGCGCTGGAAATCGAAGCCATCATTCGTGATGAATTCGCTCCACTGCTTGAGCTGCCTGAGGTTGCTGAGCTCCGCGGCCGCGGAGCCATGATGGCCCTTGAGCTTCTCGACGCCGCCGGCCGCCCTAACCCAGCACTGACCGCAGCGGTGGCACAGCGTGCCAAGGCTGCCGGTGTTTTGACCTTGACCTGTGGCACCGACGGCAATGTCATCCGTTTGCTGCCTGCTTTGGTTATTTCCGAGGACACCTTGCGCGATGGTCTGCAGGTTATTGCAGCAGCTATTGAGCACGAGACCGCAACTCAGAAAGTTGGCTAA